Proteins encoded by one window of Emticicia oligotrophica DSM 17448:
- a CDS encoding pyridoxal phosphate-dependent aminotransferase — translation MQNTINKSNRLNNLSYAIRGPVFEKAQQLEAMGQKIINLNIGNPAPFGFDVPDEIVHDMIMNIRNAQGYVHHLGIFAARKAIMHYTQQIGIQGVTIDDIFIGNGVSELIVMTMQALLNDGDEILIPSPDYPLWTTSVALSGGKPVHYICDEESDWNPDLDDIRRKITRKTKGIVVINPNNPTGAVYDKDILEGIIKIAAEHNLIVFADEIYDKILFDGAKHIPMGSLSEDVFVMTYGGLSKNYRATGFRGGWVILSGATHRAKSFVEGFTLLASLRLCANVPAQYAIQTALGGYQSINDLVAPTGRLCKQRDLIHYKMTDIPGITCVKPKGALYLFPKIDLKKFSFKDDEQFVYDLLCEQKVLVVSGTGFNYLKPDHFRIVFLASSEELETASGRIRNFLDHSRTRIDELELV, via the coding sequence ATGCAAAATACTATCAATAAAAGCAATCGTCTCAATAACTTGAGCTATGCCATTCGTGGACCAGTTTTCGAAAAAGCTCAACAATTAGAGGCGATGGGACAAAAAATCATCAATTTGAATATTGGCAACCCTGCCCCTTTCGGATTTGATGTGCCTGACGAGATTGTTCATGATATGATTATGAATATCAGAAATGCACAAGGATATGTACATCATTTGGGAATTTTTGCTGCTAGGAAGGCAATCATGCATTATACACAACAAATTGGTATTCAAGGAGTTACGATTGATGACATATTTATTGGCAACGGTGTAAGCGAATTAATCGTTATGACCATGCAAGCCTTATTGAATGATGGAGATGAAATTTTGATTCCTTCGCCAGATTATCCATTATGGACTACCTCTGTTGCTCTTTCTGGGGGAAAACCTGTACACTACATTTGTGATGAGGAGTCAGACTGGAACCCTGATTTAGATGATATTAGAAGAAAAATTACACGTAAGACCAAAGGTATTGTTGTAATTAATCCGAATAATCCAACTGGAGCCGTTTACGATAAAGATATTTTAGAAGGAATTATTAAAATCGCCGCAGAACACAATCTAATTGTATTTGCTGACGAAATTTATGATAAAATTCTTTTTGATGGTGCCAAACATATTCCTATGGGCTCATTAAGTGAAGATGTTTTTGTTATGACTTATGGCGGGCTATCAAAAAACTATCGTGCAACTGGGTTTCGTGGAGGTTGGGTTATATTAAGCGGTGCTACACACCGTGCTAAATCATTTGTGGAAGGTTTTACACTTTTAGCTAGCCTCCGACTATGTGCCAATGTGCCTGCTCAATATGCTATTCAAACTGCTTTAGGTGGGTATCAAAGTATCAATGACTTAGTTGCACCTACTGGCAGACTTTGTAAACAAAGAGACTTAATACACTATAAAATGACCGATATTCCGGGAATTACGTGTGTAAAGCCCAAAGGTGCCTTATATCTTTTTCCAAAGATTGACCTCAAAAAGTTTTCATTCAAAGATGATGAACAATTCGTTTACGACCTTCTTTGCGAACAAAAAGTTTTAGTTGTTTCAGGAACAGGATTCAACTATTTAAAACCAGACCATTTCCGAATTGTTTTCTTAGCGTCATCTGAAGAACTTGAGACCGCATCAGGAAGAATAAGGAATTTTTTAGACCATTCTCGTACGAGGATAGATGAGCTAGAACTGGTGTAA
- a CDS encoding CvfB family protein, producing MLNLGEKNTLKILRGTGVGMFLGDDEGNDVLLPKKYIPEDAIVGDNIEVFIYRDSEDRIIATTLEPKIKLNEFAFLEVKAVTPVGAFLDWGLEKDLLVPFREQNRKLEVGKSCVVFLYIDEETDRLAASCKINRFFEKENINLKVGEEVDLLVFEETNLGLNAIINNQYKGLIYENEIFQRIKVGSRVKGFVKNIREDNRIDLSLQKQGYANVEPNAERILTKLKANNGFLDINDKSDSNYIMYQLEMSKKTFKKAIGALYKEKIIRIEDDGIYLN from the coding sequence ATGCTCAATTTAGGAGAAAAAAATACATTAAAAATCTTACGTGGAACTGGCGTAGGAATGTTTTTAGGTGATGATGAAGGAAATGATGTTTTACTTCCTAAAAAATACATTCCTGAAGATGCGATTGTGGGTGATAATATTGAAGTATTCATTTATCGAGACTCTGAAGATAGAATCATTGCCACAACACTTGAACCTAAAATCAAACTTAACGAATTTGCTTTTTTAGAAGTAAAAGCAGTTACACCCGTAGGAGCTTTTCTAGATTGGGGATTAGAAAAAGATTTGCTTGTACCATTTCGTGAACAAAACCGAAAACTAGAAGTAGGAAAATCATGTGTGGTATTTCTTTACATTGATGAAGAAACTGATAGATTAGCAGCTTCGTGTAAAATAAATCGTTTCTTTGAAAAGGAAAATATTAACCTAAAAGTTGGAGAAGAGGTAGATTTATTAGTTTTTGAAGAAACCAATTTAGGGCTTAATGCCATAATAAATAACCAATATAAAGGTTTAATCTACGAAAACGAGATTTTTCAAAGAATCAAAGTAGGTAGTCGAGTAAAGGGATTTGTTAAAAATATTAGAGAAGATAATCGCATTGATCTCAGTTTACAAAAGCAAGGTTATGCCAATGTAGAACCAAATGCTGAGAGAATTCTTACAAAACTGAAAGCAAATAATGGTTTTTTGGATATTAATGATAAAAGTGATTCCAACTATATAATGTATCAGCTTGAAATGAGTAAGAAGACTTTTAAAAAAGCAATTGGTGCCCTTTATAAAGAAAAAATCATCAGAATTGAAGATGATGGTATTTATCTGAATTAA
- a CDS encoding ExbD/TolR family protein, translated as MKFRRQRRFEAEVSTASLNDIMFFLLLFFLIISTLGNPNVIKLLLPKSSKSTHDVSKQPVSLTITKDKVYYINTTAIPFPQLEEKLLAAVQGMEEPTVVLRAESSLTVQDLVDAMSLGAKLKIRMVLATELNNK; from the coding sequence ATGAAATTTAGAAGACAAAGAAGATTCGAAGCCGAAGTATCAACAGCATCATTAAATGATATTATGTTTTTCTTGCTGTTATTCTTCTTGATAATATCCACATTAGGAAACCCAAATGTGATAAAATTATTATTGCCTAAATCTTCCAAATCTACTCATGATGTGAGTAAACAACCCGTTTCGTTGACAATTACAAAAGACAAGGTTTATTATATTAATACGACAGCTATTCCTTTTCCACAGCTTGAAGAAAAATTATTAGCCGCTGTACAAGGAATGGAAGAGCCAACGGTAGTTTTAAGAGCAGAAAGCTCTTTAACTGTTCAGGATTTAGTAGATGCGATGTCGCTTGGGGCAAAACTTAAAATAAGAATGGTTTTGGCAACCGAATTAAATAACAAATAG
- a CDS encoding MotA/TolQ/ExbB proton channel family protein has translation MFETILLQVDSTATAASAQSINYLSLLLKGGFVVYPILFLLFVAIFYIIERYLFIKGASNIDFGLLRSLKDSILRGDIATARTLCKSTNLPIARILEKGISRIGRPVKDIESAMEIQSNLEISKMEKNMGYLGLIAGIAPILGFIGTISGIIRIFYDIAATGNFTIEIIANGLYEKMISSFTGLVVGVIAYIGYHGINMMIDKFGIHLQATVMDFLDTLNEPVR, from the coding sequence ATGTTCGAAACTATTTTGCTTCAAGTCGATTCTACTGCTACCGCTGCAAGTGCTCAATCAATCAATTATTTAAGCCTTCTGCTAAAGGGTGGATTTGTAGTATATCCTATCTTATTTTTATTATTCGTAGCCATTTTTTACATCATTGAAAGATACTTATTTATTAAAGGTGCTTCAAATATAGACTTTGGCTTGCTTCGTTCACTTAAAGATTCAATTCTTCGTGGAGATATAGCAACCGCTCGTACGCTGTGTAAAAGTACGAACCTGCCAATTGCAAGAATTTTAGAAAAAGGCATTAGTAGAATTGGACGTCCAGTGAAAGACATTGAAAGTGCGATGGAAATACAATCAAATTTAGAAATTTCGAAAATGGAGAAAAATATGGGTTATCTAGGTTTGATTGCTGGTATTGCTCCGATTTTAGGTTTTATTGGCACTATCTCTGGTATTATTCGTATTTTCTATGATATTGCTGCTACTGGAAACTTTACAATAGAAATTATTGCTAATGGACTCTATGAAAAGATGATTTCATCATTTACGGGTCTTGTAGTAGGGGTAATAGCTTATATTGGTTATCATGGTATTAATATGATGATTGATAAATTTGGTATTCATTTGCAGGCTACCGTAATGGACTTCCTTGATACACTCAACGAACCTGTTCGATAG
- a CDS encoding helix-turn-helix domain-containing protein, which translates to MSFNTDNIRLVFGLKLKQLRLDKGMSLTELAQKSGLSMSYINEIEKGKKYPKSDKIIALAEAMGVDYDTLVSLKLNKKLEPISELLRSNFLTELPFEIFGISPADLLELLSDAPTKLSAFISTIIEIGRSYNMSVEQFYFAVLRSYQEMHDNYFPEIEEEVERFLNELKIPAEQQIDEYYLSNLLTDKYGYTIKYFDEDDYPDIVNIRSVFLPKTNTLLINKRITSDQRAFTLGRELGFLYMKIKERPYTSSWVEVKSFDSVLNNFNASYFAGAILIRKEKLIEKLEKVFNQEVWSSKAMVELADYFQATPETLYHRISNVLPKYFGIDGIFFLRFESPSGQKDYHLTKEMHLSKKHTPHETQKEHYCRRWISLNILDEVSNLQQTNKYKEPLVGVQISNYVDSESKYFVMSMARPLNIISHINISVTMGFELNDELRSKFKFLADPAIPIREVNQTCERCSLFECKERVAAPVILQRKRQLENMKAALKSMGA; encoded by the coding sequence ATGAGCTTCAATACTGATAACATTCGCCTTGTATTTGGCCTAAAACTCAAACAACTTCGACTCGATAAAGGCATGTCATTGACTGAACTGGCCCAAAAGTCAGGTTTGTCAATGTCTTATATCAACGAAATTGAAAAAGGAAAAAAATACCCTAAATCAGATAAAATTATTGCTTTAGCAGAAGCAATGGGGGTAGATTACGATACTCTTGTTTCGCTTAAATTAAATAAAAAGCTTGAGCCAATTTCTGAATTACTACGGTCTAACTTTTTAACTGAACTTCCTTTTGAAATCTTTGGCATTTCTCCAGCCGATTTATTAGAATTACTTTCGGATGCTCCTACCAAATTAAGTGCTTTTATTAGTACGATTATTGAGATTGGCAGGAGTTATAATATGTCGGTCGAACAGTTTTATTTTGCGGTTCTACGTTCATACCAAGAAATGCATGATAATTATTTCCCCGAGATTGAAGAAGAGGTTGAGCGTTTTCTTAATGAATTAAAAATACCCGCCGAGCAGCAAATAGATGAATATTATTTATCAAATCTTTTGACAGATAAATATGGTTATACCATAAAATATTTTGATGAAGATGATTATCCAGATATTGTAAATATTCGTTCAGTTTTCTTGCCAAAAACTAATACATTGCTAATAAATAAGCGAATTACTTCTGACCAACGTGCTTTTACACTCGGAAGAGAATTAGGCTTTTTGTACATGAAAATCAAAGAGCGTCCTTATACCTCATCTTGGGTAGAAGTGAAATCTTTCGATTCTGTTTTGAATAATTTTAATGCATCTTATTTTGCAGGGGCAATTTTAATTAGAAAAGAAAAGCTGATTGAAAAACTTGAAAAGGTTTTTAACCAAGAAGTATGGAGTAGTAAGGCAATGGTTGAATTGGCTGATTATTTTCAAGCTACGCCAGAAACACTTTATCATCGAATAAGTAATGTGCTACCAAAATACTTTGGCATTGATGGTATTTTCTTTTTGAGATTTGAATCTCCTTCGGGGCAGAAAGATTATCATCTGACTAAAGAAATGCATCTTTCGAAAAAGCATACGCCTCATGAAACTCAAAAAGAACATTACTGCCGCCGTTGGATTAGCTTAAATATTCTTGATGAAGTATCGAATCTTCAACAAACTAATAAATACAAAGAACCACTCGTAGGTGTGCAAATTTCAAATTATGTAGATTCTGAAAGCAAATACTTCGTAATGTCAATGGCTCGACCATTGAATATTATTTCGCACATCAATATTAGTGTTACGATGGGGTTTGAATTAAATGATGAGTTGAGGAGTAAGTTCAAATTCTTAGCTGACCCAGCTATTCCAATTAGAGAAGTAAACCAAACTTGTGAGCGTTGTAGCTTATTTGAGTGTAAAGAACGCGTGGCTGCACCTGTTATTTTACAAAGAAAACGCCAACTTGAAAATATGAAGGCAGCACTGAAGTCAATGGGAGCATAG
- a CDS encoding aminotransferase class I/II-fold pyridoxal phosphate-dependent enzyme produces MEIISKELMYVNNLFAEAKERGLMFLESEKDEHTNNIIHFKGKKLINFLTNSYLAFENDARVKSAAIQGIEKYGVFSSVSRTYVSFEHFLDLEDKLEQIYGLPSLVVNNVSQGHFAYLPLIVGPNDAVITDQFVHKSVNMAVQYLKGGGIYTEVLRHNQMDDLERRIRVLSESYNKVWYLTDSVFSMHGDVAPFSDLKLLLDSYEKFNLYVDDAHGMSWMGENGKGYALHHIPKHDKLFVICSLNKGYGATNAAMVFPNQEMKDLVHSLGLPIIFSSPTMHAGITAASAIADIHLSVEIYERQAMLNERIKLFKQKAQDLQIPMINPNSHTPIGFIVLGNVEAMAQFGEKMQDRGFVMSIASFPSVPLKHSGFRVTLSLHQSMNDIESLLDNAAEVMFELEKSGVFNRETAFRNIRQNERSRVLV; encoded by the coding sequence ATGGAAATCATATCAAAAGAATTGATGTATGTAAATAATTTATTTGCAGAAGCGAAAGAAAGAGGTCTAATGTTCTTAGAATCTGAAAAAGATGAACACACCAATAACATCATTCATTTCAAAGGCAAAAAATTAATTAATTTTCTAACAAATAGTTATTTAGCATTCGAAAATGATGCTCGTGTAAAAAGTGCAGCAATTCAAGGAATTGAAAAATATGGTGTATTTTCTTCGGTTTCTAGAACCTATGTATCCTTTGAACATTTTTTAGACCTAGAAGATAAACTTGAACAGATTTATGGTTTACCAAGCTTGGTAGTTAATAATGTCTCTCAAGGACACTTTGCCTATTTACCGCTAATTGTAGGACCAAATGATGCAGTTATAACTGACCAATTTGTGCATAAATCAGTTAATATGGCCGTACAATATCTAAAGGGAGGTGGTATTTACACTGAAGTTTTACGTCATAACCAAATGGATGACCTAGAAAGAAGAATTAGAGTTTTGAGTGAATCATATAACAAAGTTTGGTATTTGACTGATAGTGTATTTTCAATGCATGGTGATGTTGCACCTTTTTCTGATTTAAAACTTTTACTAGATAGCTACGAAAAGTTCAATCTATATGTAGATGATGCCCATGGAATGAGTTGGATGGGTGAAAACGGAAAAGGGTATGCCTTACACCACATTCCAAAACATGACAAGCTTTTTGTAATCTGTTCTCTTAATAAGGGATATGGAGCTACTAATGCCGCCATGGTATTTCCAAACCAAGAAATGAAAGATTTGGTACATTCTTTAGGTTTACCGATTATTTTTTCATCGCCAACAATGCATGCTGGTATTACGGCGGCATCGGCTATTGCTGATATTCATTTATCAGTAGAAATTTATGAGCGTCAGGCAATGTTAAATGAGCGAATTAAGCTTTTCAAACAGAAGGCTCAAGATTTGCAAATTCCAATGATTAATCCAAATTCACATACTCCAATTGGTTTTATTGTATTAGGAAATGTAGAGGCAATGGCACAATTTGGAGAAAAGATGCAGGATAGAGGTTTTGTTATGAGTATTGCATCATTTCCAAGTGTACCACTCAAACACTCTGGTTTTAGAGTCACCCTTTCTTTACATCAGTCAATGAATGACATTGAAAGTTTACTTGACAACGCCGCTGAGGTAATGTTTGAATTAGAAAAATCAGGGGTATTTAATAGAGAAACGGCATTCAGAAATATCAGACAAAATGAAAGATCAAGAGTTTTAGTCTAA
- the ytxJ gene encoding bacillithiol system redox-active protein YtxJ: MDWNKLSEEAQLEEIKKESFNQPVLILKHSTTCSISATALARLERAWKPEEAKNLKPYYLDLLKLRPISNKIAQEFGVEHESPQVLIIKDGQSIYDASHFDIRFDEIVKQY, from the coding sequence ATGGATTGGAATAAGCTCTCAGAAGAAGCTCAGCTAGAAGAAATTAAAAAAGAATCATTTAATCAACCAGTTTTGATTCTAAAACATAGTACGACTTGTTCAATTAGTGCAACTGCATTGGCTAGATTAGAACGAGCATGGAAACCAGAAGAGGCAAAGAATTTAAAGCCTTACTACCTTGATTTATTAAAATTGCGACCTATTTCTAACAAAATCGCTCAGGAATTTGGCGTAGAGCACGAATCTCCACAAGTGCTAATCATTAAAGATGGTCAATCAATTTACGATGCCTCTCATTTCGATATAAGATTTGATGAAATCGTTAAACAATATTAA
- a CDS encoding OsmC family protein, whose protein sequence is MPTSKIVYLGDLRTEATHLQSSDAIITDAPVDNNGKGEAFSPTDLAATSLGSCAMTIMGIMAKREGIDFTGSEIEVTKIMSAEPPRKIAKVIVDFKMKTPEPLSDEVKAKYVRAAHTCPVSLSLHPEIEQVFNFEWR, encoded by the coding sequence ATGCCGACTTCGAAAATAGTATATCTTGGTGATTTACGCACAGAAGCTACTCACCTTCAATCGAGTGATGCCATTATAACTGATGCCCCTGTTGATAATAACGGAAAAGGAGAAGCCTTTTCACCAACTGATTTAGCTGCCACCTCTTTGGGGAGCTGTGCCATGACAATTATGGGAATAATGGCCAAACGTGAAGGTATTGATTTTACTGGTTCTGAAATCGAAGTAACTAAAATTATGTCGGCTGAACCACCACGTAAAATTGCAAAAGTTATTGTTGATTTTAAAATGAAAACACCAGAACCACTTTCTGATGAAGTAAAAGCCAAGTACGTAAGAGCTGCTCATACTTGTCCAGTCTCATTAAGTTTACACCCAGAAATTGAGCAAGTTTTTAATTTTGAATGGAGATAA
- the lipA gene encoding lipoyl synthase, with the protein MIELPVVSSEQRTRRPDWLRVKLPIGENFKKVRSLVDEYKLHTICQSGNCPNMGECWGEGTATFMILGNVCTRSCTFCAVATGRPNEYDVDEPRRVAEAIQLMQVKHAVITSVNRDELKDKGAEIWYQTVKTVKEVSPKTTIETLIPDTKSNWEALYRMISAGQEVVSHNMETVERLYRNVRPQAKYARSLEQIRRTKEYGQRTKSGIMLGLGETQDEVFKAMDDLAENGLDILTLGQYLQPTKMHHEVIEFIHPDTFAMYKEEGLRRGLKYVESGPLVRSSYHAERHVHV; encoded by the coding sequence ATGATAGAATTACCCGTTGTAAGTAGCGAACAACGCACTCGAAGACCAGATTGGCTAAGAGTGAAGTTGCCTATTGGAGAAAATTTCAAAAAAGTAAGAAGCTTAGTTGACGAATACAAATTACATACGATTTGTCAGTCAGGAAATTGCCCCAATATGGGTGAATGTTGGGGAGAAGGAACTGCTACATTCATGATTTTGGGTAATGTATGTACACGTAGTTGTACATTTTGTGCTGTTGCAACTGGACGCCCAAATGAGTACGATGTTGACGAACCTCGTCGTGTAGCAGAAGCTATTCAATTAATGCAAGTAAAACATGCCGTAATTACTTCAGTTAATAGAGATGAATTGAAAGATAAAGGTGCCGAGATTTGGTATCAAACGGTAAAAACGGTAAAGGAAGTTTCTCCAAAAACCACGATAGAAACATTAATACCTGATACAAAAAGTAATTGGGAAGCTCTCTATCGCATGATTTCGGCTGGACAAGAAGTAGTTTCACATAATATGGAAACGGTTGAACGTTTATACAGAAATGTTCGACCACAAGCGAAATATGCACGTAGTTTAGAGCAAATTCGTCGCACGAAAGAATACGGTCAACGTACGAAGTCAGGAATTATGCTTGGTTTGGGCGAAACACAAGATGAAGTATTCAAAGCAATGGATGATTTAGCTGAAAATGGTTTGGATATTCTTACACTTGGGCAATACCTTCAACCTACTAAAATGCACCACGAAGTAATTGAATTTATTCACCCCGATACATTTGCGATGTATAAAGAAGAGGGACTTCGTCGTGGACTTAAATATGTAGAATCTGGGCCTTTGGTTCGTTCAAGCTACCATGCTGAAAGACACGTTCACGTTTAA
- a CDS encoding lycopene cyclase family protein — MKENNWDFIICGGGMSGLSLAYYLQKSQLGHSSILIIEPQEKLKNDRTWAFWQEEKSPFEDILFRKWDVVNFRNADNKIQKLDIGNYQYKLLRGIDFYNFIHSELKKSPNIQCIKDTVASISDTDQFAIVNTTSGQNHQAKFVFDSTYKLKLNIEKNHNLLQHFKGIVIQTQEEKFNPDLPEMMDFSVQQYDECRFMYLLPFDKNTALVEYTLFTETLLAEKEYDLELKKYITEKLQITNFKILEEEFGVIPMSDETTNEFPSKHVIRIGTAGGYTNPATGYTFRNTQKRLQLLVKQLENTGKPHIKDSWFQKRFLLYSSVLLNVLEQKRQPAAEVFARLYERNAPAQIFKFLDCETNLWEEIKIMNSTKKIKFLAAVFDVLRRKYI; from the coding sequence GTGAAAGAAAATAATTGGGATTTTATTATCTGCGGTGGAGGTATGTCAGGACTTTCACTAGCTTATTATTTACAAAAAAGCCAATTAGGTCATTCTTCAATATTAATAATTGAACCTCAAGAGAAGTTAAAAAATGACCGTACATGGGCTTTTTGGCAAGAAGAAAAAAGCCCTTTTGAAGATATTTTATTTAGAAAATGGGATGTAGTAAATTTTCGAAATGCTGATAATAAAATCCAAAAATTAGATATTGGTAATTATCAATATAAGCTGCTCAGAGGAATAGATTTCTATAATTTTATTCATAGCGAACTAAAAAAATCACCCAATATTCAATGTATTAAAGATACAGTAGCCAGTATTTCGGATACAGACCAATTTGCCATAGTAAATACCACTTCTGGACAAAACCACCAAGCCAAGTTTGTATTTGATAGCACCTACAAGCTAAAACTTAACATTGAAAAAAATCATAACTTACTTCAACATTTCAAAGGCATTGTTATTCAAACACAAGAAGAAAAGTTTAATCCTGATTTACCAGAAATGATGGATTTTAGTGTTCAACAATACGATGAATGTAGATTTATGTATCTATTACCATTTGATAAAAACACTGCATTGGTTGAATATACGCTCTTCACAGAGACACTTCTCGCAGAAAAAGAATATGACCTTGAATTAAAAAAATATATTACGGAGAAATTACAAATAACTAATTTTAAGATACTTGAAGAGGAATTCGGGGTAATTCCAATGTCGGATGAAACCACAAATGAATTTCCAAGTAAACACGTGATTAGAATAGGTACGGCGGGCGGTTATACTAATCCTGCAACTGGCTACACCTTTAGAAATACCCAAAAAAGGCTACAATTACTTGTCAAACAACTAGAAAATACAGGAAAACCTCACATTAAGGATTCTTGGTTTCAGAAACGTTTTTTATTATACTCAAGTGTATTACTAAATGTTTTAGAACAAAAACGTCAACCCGCTGCTGAGGTTTTCGCTCGACTATACGAACGTAATGCTCCAGCCCAAATTTTCAAATTTTTAGATTGCGAAACAAATCTTTGGGAAGAAATTAAGATTATGAATTCTACCAAGAAAATAAAATTTTTGGCCGCAGTTTTTGATGTTCTCCGAAGAAAATACATTTAA
- a CDS encoding Lrp/AsnC family transcriptional regulator, whose protein sequence is MLDIVDKQILDLLQKNAKLTIKELAEELNLTTSPVFERIKRLEKEGVIDAYVALLNPERVGKGQVVFCNVSMPIYTKENIENFEKIVKSMPQVLECYHLAGLVDYQLKVIVKDIKEYDSFLKQLAEIQIVKVHSSAVVLHDVKYSTIIQVD, encoded by the coding sequence ATGCTGGACATTGTAGATAAACAAATACTAGACTTATTACAAAAGAACGCTAAACTTACCATTAAGGAGTTGGCTGAAGAATTAAATTTGACAACTTCACCTGTTTTTGAACGAATCAAACGTTTAGAAAAAGAAGGCGTTATTGATGCTTACGTAGCATTGCTAAATCCAGAGAGGGTAGGGAAGGGACAAGTAGTTTTTTGCAATGTTTCAATGCCCATTTATACCAAAGAAAATATTGAAAATTTCGAGAAAATTGTAAAATCAATGCCTCAAGTTTTAGAATGTTATCATTTGGCTGGTCTGGTCGATTATCAACTCAAGGTTATTGTAAAAGATATCAAAGAATATGATAGCTTTTTAAAGCAACTCGCTGAGATACAAATAGTTAAAGTACATAGCAGTGCGGTAGTTTTACACGATGTGAAGTATTCAACTATTATACAGGTTGATTGA